A part of Aegilops tauschii subsp. strangulata cultivar AL8/78 chromosome 2, Aet v6.0, whole genome shotgun sequence genomic DNA contains:
- the LOC109754002 gene encoding protein CUP-SHAPED COTYLEDON 1, with amino-acid sequence MGLREIESTLPPGFRFYPSDQELVCHYLYKKVTNERASQGTLVEVDLHAREPWELPDVAKLTASEWYFFSFRDRKYATGSRTNRATKTGYWKATGKDREVRSPATRAVVGMRKTLVFYQGRAPNGSKTSWVMHEFRLDSPHLPPREDWVLCRVFQKQKLDGEQDNARSSSPPFAGSSQAAQELPVMDASSDQMMGSGAAGFAASRQEEMICGPNPLMNAAMWQQYNSLLLGQYPQEEMAGSSPMMATGGAGDECGFFFDSGFEDTASLGAMRFPQAWS; translated from the exons ATGGGGCTGAGGGAGATAGAGTCGACATTGCCGCCGGGGTTCAGGTTCTACCCCAGCGACCAGGAGCTCGTCTGCCACTACCTCTACAAGAAGGTGACCAACGAGCGCGCCTCGCAGGGCACGCTCGTCGAGGTCGACCTCCACGCGCGCGAGCCATGGGAGCTTCCTG ACGTGGCGAAGCTCACGGCCAGCGAGTGGTACTTCTTCAGCTTCAGGGACCGCAAGTATGCGACGGGGTCGCGCACCAACCGCGCCACCAAGACCGGCTACTGGAAGGCCACCGGGAAGGACCGCGAGGTGCGCAGCCCGGCCACGCGCGCCGTCGTCGGCATGAGGAAGACGCTGGTCTTCTACCAGGGCCGCGCCCCCAACGGCAGCAAGACCAGCTGGGTCATGCACGAGTTCCGCCTCGACTCACCGCACCTGCCACCAAGG GAGGACTGGGTGCTCTGCAGGGTGTTCCAGAAGCAGAAACTGGACGGCGAGCAAGACAACGcccgctcctcctcgccgcccttcgccggctcgtcgcagGCGGCGCAGGAGCTGCCCGTCATGGACGCGAGCAGCGACCAGATGATGGGTTCGGGCGCTGCCGGCTTCGCGGCGTCACGGCAGGAGGAGATGATCTGTGGCCCCAACCCGTTGATGAACGCGGCGATGTGGCAGCAATACAACTCGCTGCTTCTTGGCCAGTACCCGCAGGAAGAGATGGCGGGCAGCTCGCCGATGATGGCCACAGGAGGAGCGGGAGATGAGTGCGGATTCTTCTTCGACTCGGGGTTCGAGGACACGGCTTCCCTTGGGGCCATGCGGTTCCCCCAAGCGTGGAGCTGA